The DNA region attttcgTTTATTCTCCCTCTAGCCAACTCTCTGTAATTTATCTTCCCTTCTAGCGAGGGCTGGCTGTATCAGCTTCTTCTATATGTAAATTACCAGACCATATATGACTAGTGCTCTTGTTATCATTAGTCAACTCTTTAAAAAAACAGTATATTTCAAGATTATTACTCTTTATATAGGGCATCTCATCTTCTTGTAGggcttttctttttccatcgaaaatttttcaaatacatataaaaatgaaaaattttcctttaGTTAATATATAAGATGCCCTTAACAAGAAGGTTAGATATTAACAAGCATAAGTAAGCAACCATGTCTGATATGTTACCATTAGCCACATACTCTTTGAACGTTCAACCATATGACCCTACTCCGGCCATTGGTTTAGACATGCCAGTTACTATTCGTATTACCATGGCTGCCATGGATCCTGAACcatttgatgatgaaaagaagcCATCTACTTTAAGAATGATCAAGAGAAACCCAAACTTTGAAGATCACGATCAAGACCACGAAGAAAGttctgaagatgaagaatctgaagagtctgaagaagaagaaaaggagccaaagaagaaggctGGCAAGAAGGAAGAATCcgacgatgatgaagaagaagaagaagaagaagaatctgaCGACGAAGAAGGTGAAGACGATGAATTCGAAGAATGTGTCTTGGCCACTTTATCTCCATCTACTTCTTTCCAACAAGTTCTAGACATCACAATTGCtccagaagaagaagttcAGTTTGTTGTTACTGGTTCTTACACTGTTTCTCTAACCGGTAACTACGTCAAGCACCCATTTGACACTCCAATAGAAGAATTTGGAAGTGAcagtgaagaagaatacgATGACGAATTAGTTCAAGACGAATACCAAGAcgaagatgacgaagaattAAGTGACGAATTGGATGACTTAGAAGATGCCAGTGACATTGAAGGTCGcattgaagaattagtTTCTAAGGATGAAGCtaagaagaacaaaaacaaGAGAAAGCAAGAAGAACAACCAAAAGAACCAGCGCAAGCTAAGAaagtaaagaaagaaactaAGAAGGAAACTAAGAGTGAAGAACcaaagaaggaagaaaacaaaaaggCCAAAAAAGTAGAATTCAAGAAGGATTTAGAAGAAGGTCCAACCAAGAGCCAGAAACCAAAAGCCAAGGTCTTAGAAGGTGGTGTCATAGTTGAAGACCGTACTGTTGGTAAGGGTGCTTTAGCCAAGAGAGGCTCTAGAATCGGTATGAGATACATTGGTAAATTGAAGAACGGTAAAGTTTTCGACAAAAACACCAGTGGTAAGCCATTTGTCTTCAAATTAGGCCGTGGTGAAGTCATCAAGGGTTGGGATATTGGTGTTGCCGGTATGGCCGTCGGTGGTGAACGTAGAATCGTTATCCCAGCTCCATATGCCTATGGTAAGTCTGCCTTACCAGGTATCCCAGCTAACTCGGAATTGACTTTTGATGTTAAATTAGTCTCCTTAAAATAGTTTGCCTAGATTCAATTACATTAGTATGTATTTTAGTTATTTTGTAAGATATTATCTGTTAcaatcatttctttcttctatATAAGATATTGGACTCGTTGAAAAGCGAAAAAGTATGGGAAGCATATGGTAAGTATTCTTATAAGCACTATTCAACGACTAAGTTGAGTGTGGTTTACTTGTGTTTTACCGCATAGTTGTTGGTTGTTGTAATATcaattacttttttttcagctAAATGTATTGAGAGTGCGCTAGCAACTTTCAAGAAACTGAAGCATCATGAAATGTAGTTGAgagcagaagaagaagaaaagaagagcGTCTGTAACACCATATATATAGCAGTGACGGTCACAATTACGCTTCTTATATACTACAATTGAAgctaatttgaaaataaagagagATCTGAGAAGCAAACTCGACTTTGGTTTTGTGAGCGTTTAAAGGGACCTAGTTGGTAAATACTATTTGTAGAAGTATTGCCTATTCACTTCATCTTTTCCAGTATTAGTTCTTCGTCATATGCGACAGCTAAGTGACATCTGCCAAAATGCAATAAAACCAGCAGCAACTG from Kazachstania africana CBS 2517 chromosome 5, complete genome includes:
- the FPR4 gene encoding peptidylprolyl isomerase FPR4 (similar to Saccharomyces cerevisiae FPR4 (YLR449W) and FPR3 (YML074C); ancestral locus Anc_4.342); its protein translation is MSDMLPLATYSLNVQPYDPTPAIGLDMPVTIRITMAAMDPEPFDDEKKPSTLRMIKRNPNFEDHDQDHEESSEDEESEESEEEEKEPKKKAGKKEESDDDEEEEEEEESDDEEGEDDEFEECVLATLSPSTSFQQVLDITIAPEEEVQFVVTGSYTVSLTGNYVKHPFDTPIEEFGSDSEEEYDDELVQDEYQDEDDEELSDELDDLEDASDIEGRIEELVSKDEAKKNKNKRKQEEQPKEPAQAKKVKKETKKETKSEEPKKEENKKAKKVEFKKDLEEGPTKSQKPKAKVLEGGVIVEDRTVGKGALAKRGSRIGMRYIGKLKNGKVFDKNTSGKPFVFKLGRGEVIKGWDIGVAGMAVGGERRIVIPAPYAYGKSALPGIPANSELTFDVKLVSLK